From the genome of Labrus mixtus chromosome 17, fLabMix1.1, whole genome shotgun sequence:
CCTGATACACATGCACATGAGAAGGCAAACAGAGCCCACAGGTGGTGCTGCTTTCATGTTGCTATCAGTGgtgaaacctgaaaaaaagcactttcaaaatcattttaactcatttaaaaaatattttttcattattatttttacgttaTTTTACAGGGATAgtgcatttaaataaacatttctgtaaaaaaatgcAGGAGTTAGCCAAaatgctagtttccatctgtagtTCCTAAAGAGAATTGAATGAGTTAAATAAtcagtttattatgtttgaTCTTTCCTGTTCAGGTCACATGTGAATCGGTCGACTAATGAGCACAATATAAATGGCAGCAGCTCGTAAGTGGAACCGACACTTGTCAGTCTGGTTTGATCGAGGTTTCACCACATCGACACAGAGGCTCTTTTTCTCTGAGCATGAGTCATGCTGCTCAAGAAGGGAGTTTTCAATCCTGTTACAATAACGTGCTGTTGTATTTCAGGTTTGCCAATTACTAAGAAGTCTGACATTGTTTGATCACATCAACACTTCTTAATGATATGTGACTgagaaggaaaatgaaaaggagaaaaataggGCCAGATTTTTTAGGTCAAATAACATATTTGATAATTGCTGAGAAATCAAGTCAAGTCataacagctaacattagcgtTTAACCTTTCAACCTAATCCTTGCTAACATACTATAAATGTAAGCTAGGAATGGCTACATTTGCTAACATTACCGTTAGCTAGCCAAGTTTACCTTTAGCCAACAATGTAAGCCTTTCCTATCGTATCATGTAAAACTATCAAGCATGCAATGTTAGCCAGGAATTATTTTAACACTTgtgtcagctgttttcacataagTCAATGGAGTATcagatattttgttttatttcaaaatataacCGCAGAATACAAAGTGTGATCAGAGAAGAGTAGGCGACTGGTGGAAATGTTAGAACAGTTgagaaaagttgaaatgtccTTGTAACACACTGGTACCATAACAACCGCTCTGCCGTCTATGCTGCACACATCCCAAGAAAGTCCTTAGTGGTGTTCTGTCACGGTGCAGTTTGAAGATCATGTGACCTCAGTGGAAGTCCTTCATTCAAACCTTTCGGTCATACTATATTGTTACATCATTGTGTTGGTTTTTGCCTCCTTCAGAGGAGAACGACTCAGCTGTCATATAAAGTGTGCATTGTAATGATGTTTATCTATCGCCCATGTTCAAACCAGATTTAAATGTCCCGTGTCTTACCTGGACTAGCACATCGTCCCAGAGCTTGATGGGTCCTGAAGAAGCGAACGCATGACGCTTTGACTGAACGGCCGCTCTGCAGCTTCGCGCAGGAGACTGCGCTGAACACCGGGGACGAGCAGCTAGCTGCCACAACACGGAGGAGACTCGCCATGGTGCACACACACCCGACACTCTCACACCAGGAGGAGCTCGACAGGACAGAGAACACCCCTCCTGAGGGAGAGGCGGGAgagaatacagagagagagagaagacagaggggGGGTTATGGGCAAAGAAGAATAGAGCACAAAGTTGTCCAAatcacagaacaaacaaaaaaagatatctCTGCCTTAAAGAAACGCATCCAGACATGTACACAACACACGTTACCAACAACACACGTTACCAACAACACACAGTATGCTGTATTAAGTTTCTTTGACTTGTTATTACAGGAATTAATTTAGATGTTTTCCTCTTCAATGTATCTAATAGGatccattcattattttttgctcttttttcttGGCTACCCTTCTCTACTGACTCACTTTAAAGATTTTCTTATGTTTCGTAACGTTTGTCCTTAATGTTACTAGTTAACGATTGTGTCATGTAATGTCACcaataaaggaaaaaggaagaatATCAAGGGAAATATTGAGAGGGAGTTAAGATTGTTAATATATCAAAAAATACTTATCAGCTTTGAATTATACTTGAATAACATGAACGAACCTGTCCTTCACTTTTCCTTtatagagcacacacacacacacacacacacacacatatatatgacCTCTGTTTATACTACAGGTCACCTTCTCTGAGAAAAACTTCCCGACATTTATTTGTACCAAAATACTACACATGCTTTACCTGTCAGAGGTCCACTTCATCTATCCTGAAAATGGGTTTACTTAGAAGAGATAAAGAAACTGGGACAGGCTGCGGTCGCAAGACTGGTGTGGTAGGGTTTGAACTAGAAATCTCTGGCAGTAAAATACAATCTGATAATCTGTACGCACACAGAGGCAGTTTCGTCACACTAACTAATATTCACTAAACTTCCCTGCAACCCATTTCTGCTGAAACAAGAGCTGAAATGATGAGCCAATTAATTCATGagcaaattacaaaaaaaaaaatgtgatgataaTTTTGATTATCAATTAATCAGGAAAGTCCTCAGAtggttttctcttttctttttttatttacatgaagGGAAATACAACATATCTCAGTTTTAATGGGAATCTCAGGACTGACATGTGGGAAACTgggaatgtttttgttttttacccaCATTTTAAGACTTAACAAATacatagaaaatgaaaatagtCCAGTTTACTATTAATGTCCAAAGTGTTAAGTTGCCGTCACTATAAATGAACTGTTGCCCCTTCCTGTTACATCTTGTGCAGTTACACCATTTATGTTGAGCTGACCTCTGTGTAGACTTTAACATAGTACAGAAAAAGCAtcgacatacagtatattgttgCATCTAAACAACGACAACAATCTGAGTACAAAACATCAgtacacagaaacaaagagaaggtcAGGTGTGTAAGCATTCAGTAGGTTAACAATGTATTATGTTATGTCAGTAATAGCTTTGATTTGTGAATTCAGCATTTATTAGATTGACAGAAAATTGTTAAATAGGACGTGACCAAGCTGACGTGCATTATAAATTACAATAGTCCATTTATAAGAAAACCTACATGCAGCAAAATGTTTACATTAGAAGAGCTAAAAACTAAGAAtagcttcttttattttttttttctcattttcaaattatAGTTGTATTTCCTGTTGACCGACACAAACTATGAGAAAGACTTTTGACACCGTTACAATCCGTGATATAAACACTTATCTCTGCAGCCTCGCGGTGGTGAGTTCAAGTCTCTCacagaaaaactgaaactaCCACGTCACCAAATAAAGTGGCggtctcaaaaaaaaaaatgattcagtcTACATTTTGTTaactacatacatttaaaacatgcaaaaactaACTCTTATAATTAGTTTGTTGATTTGTCCTGGATGTCCCAGACTAAACCCGGGTCAGGATTTGAAGGTCTCTCATAAACCTCTGACTGACGGCTTTGTTATGAcccaataaaacaacaacatttgaatCAATGACTTCCTTAGGGCGGCTTTATTTTCACTTGTGTCATCCAACGAAAGCGAAGCATAAATCCTTATGGATTAGGCGTGTTTTAACTCAGCTAGTGCTCAGCGTAGCTCCTCTTAAGGTCTGACAGCAAAGGGACTAATAACAAAGCGGgcaacacttgtctgtttctgtctctgctcgCTGCACAAACTAGCAGGAGGTGAAGCTACAATGAGATAGCTCAGCGTGCTAGCGGGTAAAATACACACATCTGCTTTCGTGCGTGTTTTGCGGCGTATGATTTAGTAAAGCACGCAGCACAAGCGTTTCACTGCAAAAACCAAACAATTGCACATTGAAAAGTGAGAGTAGAAGGGTAAGTGGCAGATAACTCGACTGACCTTTGCAAATAGTCCTGGCTCTACAGTGCAGCACAGGCGAACTGTCGGGTAACCCGGAAGGTGTCGCGAGAAACGGCCGGCACAGGAATATTTAGATCATATGACACGCAGGCTGTCCGACGTCTTCTGATCAGCTGTCACCGACGAGTCATCACAAgtgttttatatgtttgtgACAGTTACCACAACTTTGAATAAACTGACCATGGCATTAATGTCCATATTTTGttatattgacatttttttttacaaagttaaGGCTGATTTTAAgaacatatatataaaaatactttattttattttatttgaagcaTTGCTTGCACAAGAACACTTTTCTATGAGTACAaaccaaaactacaaaatattAATATGCAATGAAAATGACAGATTGATAAGTGTATGTTTACGTGTCTACTATAATTTTGGAAATGGCGTCTCAAAACTGAGGATGAACAGAAGATGCAACTCTATAGATTTCCACTGAGGGGCGCTGTTAAACCATCTTTATATCAGAGTCAGAGTCACCAAGTacagtacatttacacacacaaggaatttgtcttggtgtattggtttgaaacagttaacaaaggaaataaagcaaaaaaaaaataatagcaAGAgctcaaaaaagaaaacataagaaGCAATTACACATCTATAAAATGTAGCctaatttaaaaatgcaaagtgtaaaaaacacaaaatgtacaaaatccACAAGATaaaatgtctgtctgtcatttaaaccaagttttttttcttccagaaaAGACACTTCCCCTCTGCCATGATAATGATCATGTTAAACTTGCTTCCTGAGCACTCGATGTGGAATAGGCtcttttttgtaccaggcacactgaaactgaaacaatgccaataaatgtttgtttgcaagttagacagtgtgcgggagtttacctttaagtttttgatggacacattgctctcctacgcacctgtcttatgaaatggaTGTTGTATAGTGACAACTGTTACATTTgtaaatatataattttaattaaatatgtgaaatgttaaataccttattttgtatttaattttctttaccAAAATTGTTCACTAGTAAACACTTTATTGTTTGTGCTAATACTACCTGTAGTTTTTGAATTAGTCTAATGTTTGAGTTCTTCTGttaaaatatatacatgtaAAGATTTCCACTTGCAACAGCGTCCCCACCATGGTTCCCCCTTAAAACAGCTGTTACTCATTTTGAGTCCATGACCTGACCTATCGTACACCTATACTGTATATAGGATCCAGTGTTTCCAGATATTGAATCATTTGGATGGGGGAGTGAGGTCAGTGGAAGGGGGCTTTGGACCGATCTAAAGGCTAGATGTTTAATGAAAAGCATCATGTTATTACAAACACATGTGGGGTACAGGATACTGGAATCGATGATttcacatgtattttaaataaaaaaacaacagtacaTTAAGAAATGGAGAATATGATCTACAGTATCATATTGTTTCCCAATCGAGGAAGTATGACACAACCAACATCATTTAGCTGCAGGGACGTTACCTTTTGTTGAACTCAGGCACCCTCCATGACTTCTTCATGGACAAATCAATTCTTTTCACCTTACATGAACAGCACTGTTAGAACATGCGCTGCATTACTATGTGTCTACTAAGAGGTGCTCTTTCATAGAGTTTTGTATCATATGACGACGTTATTTTCATcaattttttgtttaatttaagtgACATTTTATCCTGCAAATGAGAAACTGATTTGATaaatctctccccctatccctttccaagcccggcgcagtcttggcctgtgaagactgttttgtcatgagccggggatccggccgaagatttctgccgtttttttcttaccactgtaacttttgctgctttgctaaagtgctcatgatggataggccggatctttgtaacatagcaataagtaaggtcttttacctgctttttgtaacataacaatgagtaaggtattttacctgcttcttgtaaagtgtctcgagataacacttgttatgagttgacgctatacaaataaaaattgattgattgattgataaatgtAGACAGGTTATAATCCATGTTTTAGGTTTAGGATAGCACctttttggatgtttgatgagtCAACGGCATTCATCCAGCACCAAATATtcatctgtgttgtgtttctgtgtgaattTGATGTCAGACATGTCTTTACCAGAGACACTTTGAAGatagttttgatttattttacctttaattCTTTGCTAAGTATACATATTAACATTGATTCTGTGCTATTGCAATAACTTATTTTCTTATCTTCACATTCTGAGCCAATACCTCCATTTAATTACAGTATACATTCATAAACTAGCCTATCTATgctctctctcagacacacactggtCATCTGGTTCTCTTTATCATTTTCATAGAGAGGAATGCATTGTTGCTACGGCTGGTTTTCATTTCAGCTTTTCTCCCTAAAAACAGCTCTTCTAATTACAGTGACTTTGCCCACatgtctttgattttctttttctcccctttaTCCACTCATTTCAACTTCTTCTTATATTCAAAACTATACATTTAACAAAGAACACATGTCACATTAGGGTTCAGGAAGGAGGTTGAAGAAGATATTTGACAGAAAAACCTGTTGCTCTACATTGTTCTGTTTAGTAGACAGAAACCCCTGAGATAAAGGGTATTTCATGGGGCTGTTATGAAACGTGGATTCTTTTGTCAAAAgagttgtacattttttttgtcgGTTTATAAGGTCTCAACAGAGCAATATCTTACTTTACTTCTAAAAAAACGTCTTCTTTCTCCCTGTGGCCACATGTGCTCATGCATCCTTCATCATTTATTTGACACCTTCTTTAATATCACAGAAACAACTTTTCCATTGACAGTAGTTCAACATTATGTCCAGCAAGGACTGGTGTAGATCCAGAACCATTAGATCTGGACTTTTGACTCATCCTCAGGTaagaagaaatataaaaacataatatCATGTCTTATTCTCTTGTCTATATGATTTTTCTCCATGACTTAATCGTTTTGGTTTATGTCTGTGGCCAGAGATTCTTCTTTTGGTATAATACATTGAAATGAAGGTTCTGCTTTAATTCAGAGTAATTGTATCCTTGTTAGATGTAGGAAGCTTGATAtttattttggacattttagtGTTTAAGAGATAACCTCTACAACAAGCAActaaaattgatttttttttttataatgttcaGTTCCACATTTTTATGATTAAATGCAATTTTAAAaggattgtttttaaagtttgaatttgACACTGTCACGTATGTGTACAACAGGCAAGGTTGTCAGAGTTGTGGCGTCAGACTTGCAGCAACTGTTAGAAGGACCATTTAAGGGCTCATCATAGGtagaaatcaaatcaatttaaactgtgttttcgaaaactagcatgattttgaaagtagaaTTCCCTCAGTGCTCATTCAGCcgtaagtaaacactaaactttatcataatacaGTACAGTGACTATTGTACATAATGGCCAACGACAAAGTCGCAGTATAAACtcgtcatcggtgacgcgctttgagtttGGGCTCAtgcacgcaaggggtagagaaagagcagggagacagggaggcgtgattggttcatcagattggtccCTCGtagcagacattggtcaaagcttttacaggcttacaactgctacagatgacggatttcagagcacataaataattaatttctgtcagaACCTTtcaagacaatttcaaccaaaatcttaaaaagtgtatctggagaaaatgaccaaccatGCCTTTGAGcattaaatgataaaagagCAGTTTCAGGCTTTGgttctgtgtgtttatggttTGTGTTGGCAGAGCATTTCTGTAGTGGTAATAGGTGGGATAAATACCTCTTCTTCAGACGTTAAGTATACCTGGTTAACTCGCCTGAGGTCCCAATTACAACTTTGCACTGGTCTGAACTTTAACTGCAGCGTCTGATGGCCTGTCTGAGTAATTTATGGCTGCTGACAATTCCTCTATCTAACAAAGCTTTAACTCCTGTTAAATGATTAGCTTTAAACCAAACTCATTCTTATCTCCCACATTAACTCCCTCATTCCACCAACACTTTTTCAGGAAGCATTTTTTCTGAGATTTTCTTCCTCACCATGTGTGAGGCAgcctgctgtttttcttttcattacatCAGGTCAGTGCTTGTCTGGTTGAAATAGTAACACATGTTAGAATCAAAACTGTCAAGTGGAATCAAATGTCACCAGCTATAATAAAACAGCTACAGTAATCTGACATTTCACTGACCTCTGAAGGAATATTGTCTCTTCACTTGCTCTTTTTttcagggtcagaggtcagggtcagCTTCACAGCACCCTTAAAACAGGTGGGGTTTCATTGGGTCGATCAAAGACACAGTAGGGTGGTTGTCCTCAAACTCACCCAAACTGTCTAATTGATATTATGCAACAATGAGTTTTTAcatgtgtgcatgcacacaaacgCACATGGGTAAAACTGTGTTTTCAAGTGCATTTCATATTCTGCATGTGAGTATATGTTGTACTTTCGCGATACAGAAATAATAGAGGCATGTGTGTGGAgacagagaatgagagagagggagggagggagcaagGGAATGGGGGGGTGGATTTTCCAGCAAGAAAGAGCTTTGAAGTCGAAGTGAATTCCAGGAGTTTCCTGTTAACAACCCCCGGGTATAATGTGAACCAGgaccatgtgtgtgtttgcaaagagggaaaaagcctcagcctcagtctctctctgctGGTGAGAGGGGTTAACATCACTGCAGTCTTTCCTGTCTTTTTACCTCTAAGATTCATGATTCCAGATTCGGTCCACCTGCATACTTTAGGCCGCAGAATGCTTCATTCTTGAGTTTGGATTTAAAGTATGGAGGTTTCTCCGCTGGCAGGTTTGTGACCGACAATCTGGAGCTTCTTTTAAACAGCTGGTGAATGCATCTTGTCTGCCGCAGATGCAACCCTGCAGCCATAAGGGTGTCAAACACAACGCTGCACACATGCATTCTTTGTGAGCTGCTGAACAGATCCCGCTGATTGACAAACCTAACAACTGCTCGCTCGTGTCAGTAAGGATGTTCTACTTCTGTCACTCGCACTTgcctctgttgttgtttgctaCCCTGTGGAGTCTCAGCTACCCGAGTTTGCTCACTGCCTGGCAGGGCATCAGTCGCAGCAAGCCCAAGGATCAGCTGGACCCAAatgtgagagagtggggagacTACTCAGATCTCCCTCCAGGAATAGAGCAGAGGCTGGGATTGGATGAAGACGGAGAACATGGGGACAACAGAGGAGCTCGAGAGCCGCCATCGAGCCTGGGGCCGGAGCTGGATTTTCTTGCAGACTTTGCAGGCAAGGCGCAATACTGGGGAgctgatttgtcttttttgtccGTTCTTCTACTTAAAAGTACCTCTATGCTTCTTCTCACGTAGGTAAAAAACGCTTGTGGCTGATAACAGCCCCGTCTCACAATGACCACTACCTTCGTATGATGGAGAAACAGCTGGAAGACATGGAGCAGGTACTGATCCTATTTAATATCTCACAAGGATATTACGAAACATCATTATTTCGTTCTTAGCTGtaagtctttttctttctgtgtctgtgtttctctcagaAAGGGCTGAACTGTCGTCtagcagagagagacacattcatcatcaccatcatccaGAACGCCATGATGGAAGGTCGCATCCAGAGAACCACTTTCCAAGGTGATGCCACAGTGGAGAGCCTGGACCCTGACACAGTCACCAAACTGCTTCACTATCTGGATCTTACAAACCAGGTACACCAAGTTAATCTTTCCACAGGATACTGAAGTTTCTTTACTTTCTCATATTTGGCTAGCTGCCTTAACTGTTGCCTTGCTACATCCACTGTTTCAGGAGGAAGGGTTCACCATGCTGGTTCTGAAGAAGAACCTTCGGGTCAGTGAGCGCTTCCCTTATCCGGTCCGTGTTGAGGCCATTTTGGAGCTCATCGATCAGTTCCCCGTGAGAAAGCTGGAGAAGATGACAAGAAAAGGATCCAACTTAAGGTCCCATAATGCACCAGTGTCATGTGCCAAATGAAAACTGAGGAAGTCTATTCAGTTGAATATCAATagtagttgtgtgttttatagaAGCAAAGTGAGGAAAACTGCAAAACACTAAAGTGGTATCAGTGTTGTGCATTGCTATAGTGTTTTTTTAGTGTTATCATGAACAgtaattgaaatgtttttattaatttttataaagtttatttaaccaggaaaaaacattaattgagttaaacaatctcatttacaagagtgtctTGGTCAAGCAGCATATTAAAGAAGTGGATGCAGATTACATTTTGGAGCTTCAATTTTAGCAATTTCACAATCGCCATCTTGGTTTTTCCATCCTGACATGACCATATTATAGGACAACTTTGTAGCTACACCCCTAAGGACACTGTATTATCATCAATTTTAATTTGAAGTCCCCATGAAACGGAACATCGTGAGTATCCAACCCTTGTGTCGTGACGTATTTCCAACTGAAACAgtatagaaccaatcacaagatagaggGCGGGAGATGACGCTTGGATAAATTTAATTGGATTGTTAGCTTAGACAAAACTTTTTTATAAGTCCAAAAATTTGTAAATGCCCCTGAGTGCATAATGAGTCATCAGACAACTGAAAAGTTTtataggaaaataaaataaagttgttatgATGAAAGAATATTCAgataatgctttattgaaatatatttggctGATGAACATTGTTGAtgtaatgaaaaatatatatacgcAACTTGGTTGGACTTTTTTTCAGGTGTAAAACAGCTAAGAAGAAGGTTGTGTCaaggaagaagatgaagaagatggtGCTCAGCcctcagaggagaggaaatgtgACCTCTGTTGTCCCTTTACAAAGAAAACCTCCCCTGGACAAAAAAGCTGCTCTGAAAAGTAAGATCCAGGATATACTGAGTGGACGGTCTAGGTTTGTGATCCGCAAAGTGCCTGCTGTGGGGTCCACGAGGGGAAAGGTCACAAGCAGTGGTGGAGCCACATCTAAAGGACAGGAAAAGGTCCTCAGCCCTCCATCTGTGTCAAAGAGCAGGGaggaagtgaagaaaaacaggTGCTAGTCagctttcatctttttttcattttttttcaagcatAGCAGACAGTGTGgatgtttgattgatttcaCTGAAACCGCTCAGATTTTGTCTGTCCATCTGGTGTCTTGTGCATCCTCACCAGAcagagatgctttttttttttagaactggAGGAACATCAAAGTCTTTTTCTTCTCTACTTCAGGCCAGACTCCACTGcagaagaaggaaagaaaagacaaggAGGGAAAAACAGTGAAGATATAAAAGAGCTCAATGTAAAGGAAGACACACAGGAAAAACAAGGCTCCAAGAAAAAGGGCAAAGGGAAGAAAGGGAAGAAAGGGAAAGGAAGAGGTAAAAAGTCCAACAGAGAGGCCAGTGAGAAGGATAAAACAGCCCTGAGGGAGTTTATGGACAGCTTTAAGGGGACAAGAAGATTAATGGTGagaattttcacattttcttttgaccTTTATCCCAAATCTAAATCAATGTATCTGCACCGTCCTGCACCGTCCTATCATGTATTTGGAGTAAttgatctgtgtgtttatgttgtacGGGTGGTAGTTGATCTCTACGCCCAGTAGAGATGCAACATTGTACCTgcagcagaaagaggagaacGAGAAGCAACACTGTGGCCTCGCTATCAGGAAGGTCACCGTGGCAACCATTGTGGGTGAAGGAAAGGAAGCCATGCTTTCACTGCAACACCATCAGCTTGGTAGAAGCGCTTAATACATCTATGCCTTTgtgtatattgttttattttttttttaatacatttgcaTGCTAAAGATTTGGTTAGGTTTTCACCAGAGGGGTTTCGAGTAACTGGGAAagtttgcaggttttttttttttaaagtacaggAGTAAAGGAAAACATTGTGTATTTCATTTAAGTGTGACCAAATGCAAATGTGATGCATTCATAGTTACAGCAGCAGAGGATCAGCCACTGTGAAGTTCAACAGCCTGAAACTGTGAATTACTCTCTTTGATTCGTTGTAGCGAGGATCATACTTTActatatgatttttttgttgcttttccaACTCccttcaaaatgttctttagACATTCTTATGTAACTGTTTTGAGATGTCTTGAAATGCTTCTGAGGAGCAGCTGTATTAATAGAAAACAGCAGTCACAGCTATAGCGACTCTGTGATGTGGCGCTATAGGGCACTAAAACCATGGTGTTGCTTGGCGCTTTAGCAGGCAACACATCTTAGTTGTGCGTGATATTTTGCCCGTTACTGTGTCTGCCTGCCGTGCATCTATGCAAAAGTTAATTTGTATCTTTGTTATGCGTTTCAGAGTCTGAGCCTCCACTcagtgaccaatcagatcacttCTCAGTTCCAGGACTGATCTCTCTGTTAAGAGCAGAGCTTGGCCTGTCCTCATCCGACCTCTTTTCTATGACCATCACAGACTACGATATAAAGGCTGATGTAAGactgtctcctcctcttatcCCATGTTTGGAGACTACAAATATCCATCAATAGACTTTGTTAGTGTTTGT
Proteins encoded in this window:
- the ccdc80l2 gene encoding coiled-coil domain-containing protein 80; translation: MFYFCHSHLPLLLFATLWSLSYPSLLTAWQGISRSKPKDQLDPNVREWGDYSDLPPGIEQRLGLDEDGEHGDNRGAREPPSSLGPELDFLADFAGKKRLWLITAPSHNDHYLRMMEKQLEDMEQKGLNCRLAERDTFIITIIQNAMMEGRIQRTTFQGDATVESLDPDTVTKLLHYLDLTNQEEGFTMLVLKKNLRVSERFPYPVRVEAILELIDQFPVRKLEKMTRKGSNLRCKTAKKKVVSRKKMKKMVLSPQRRGNVTSVVPLQRKPPLDKKAALKSKIQDILSGRSRFVIRKVPAVGSTRGKVTSSGGATSKGQEKVLSPPSVSKSREEVKKNRPDSTAEEGKKRQGGKNSEDIKELNVKEDTQEKQGSKKKGKGKKGKKGKGRGKKSNREASEKDKTALREFMDSFKGTRRLMLISTPSRDATLYLQQKEENEKQHCGLAIRKVTVATIVGEGKEAMLSLQHHQLESEPPLSDQSDHFSVPGLISLLRAELGLSSSDLFSMTITDYDIKADRVFEAPPSSPALFEFIDNFPSRRPEKEKERRSRPVCSKDKQQPGAENVLLRFMSKRRLLLVSAPSEDDYSFQQQLSALRGQECHLGIRHFAMLKLTGVGDKASGTVELFPLNGRSQSEVEPLTRDAVNNVREQLKISKDYFSMLFVGKDSDVKAWFPSPMWSLDSIYDLVDSMELRLQEEKLQKRLGIQCPDDRGRGGGGEGHYGGYDEGSDETYLYHRSEQ